From Vagococcus jeotgali, one genomic window encodes:
- the asnB gene encoding asparagine synthase (glutamine-hydrolyzing) — protein sequence MCGFVGYINQPNISETTIKQMSDRIVHRGPDDEGFYQDDFISMGFRRLSIIDIDHGQQPMSNQDDTKVLTFNGEIYNYVALRDELKQMGYEFKTDVDSEVLIHGYDAWQEGLLDRIRGMYAFIIYDKVTKEVFGARDHFGIKPLYYYKDEETFLWGSEIKGFLDHPSFIKELNEELLPMHLSFEYIPSNETMFKNVFKLNPGHYFTYKDGVLETHEYYHFEFDENSKMTMDEAKKEIIEIVDESVKKHMIADVEVGSFLSSGIDSSYILNEASQDRDIQSFSLGFEDKNISELEWAQEFAKEIDQKNTAIMINDEDFFGIIPTAMYYMDEPLSNPSAIQLYFLSKETSKHVKVALSGEGADEFFGGYNTYLEAGSFQKYERATTKSMRKLFAQTAKRLPHFHGRRFLIRGAQDISERYYRVNYAFNESERNELLKNPRYNRSSASYVKPLFDEARSKDDVTKMQHFDIHAWLAYDILHKADRMSMANSLEVRTPLVDKEVAAVAKKMPTNTRVDMKDGITKIAWREASESKLPDRIVNREKLGFPSPLASWLKEDKYQELLKEAFNSDVAEKYFNVDYLNRLLEEQKQGIANMQKIFTIYTFITWYRVYFIEN from the coding sequence ATGTGTGGATTCGTTGGATATATTAACCAACCTAATATTAGTGAAACAACAATAAAACAAATGAGTGATCGCATTGTACATAGAGGGCCAGATGATGAAGGGTTCTATCAAGATGACTTTATCTCAATGGGATTTAGACGTCTGTCTATTATTGATATTGATCACGGGCAACAACCGATGTCAAATCAAGATGATACAAAAGTTTTAACTTTTAATGGGGAGATTTATAACTATGTGGCACTTCGTGATGAGTTAAAACAAATGGGTTATGAATTTAAAACGGATGTCGATTCTGAAGTGTTAATTCATGGGTATGATGCTTGGCAAGAAGGTTTATTAGACCGTATTCGTGGTATGTATGCTTTTATTATTTATGATAAAGTGACAAAAGAAGTATTTGGGGCTAGAGATCATTTTGGTATTAAACCACTTTATTACTACAAGGATGAGGAAACATTTTTATGGGGTTCTGAGATTAAAGGATTTTTAGATCACCCATCATTTATCAAAGAATTAAATGAAGAATTATTACCTATGCATTTAAGTTTTGAATACATTCCAAGTAATGAGACAATGTTTAAAAATGTCTTTAAATTAAACCCAGGTCATTATTTTACTTACAAAGATGGGGTATTAGAAACTCATGAATATTACCATTTTGAATTTGATGAAAATAGCAAGATGACTATGGATGAAGCTAAAAAAGAAATTATTGAGATAGTTGATGAGTCTGTTAAAAAACATATGATTGCAGACGTTGAAGTTGGTAGCTTTTTATCTAGTGGGATTGACTCAAGTTATATTTTAAATGAAGCATCCCAAGATAGAGACATCCAGTCATTCTCATTAGGTTTTGAAGATAAAAACATTAGTGAATTAGAGTGGGCGCAAGAATTTGCTAAAGAAATTGATCAAAAAAATACAGCGATCATGATTAATGACGAAGACTTTTTTGGGATTATTCCAACTGCTATGTATTATATGGATGAGCCTTTATCAAATCCATCTGCGATTCAATTGTACTTTTTATCAAAAGAAACAAGTAAACACGTTAAAGTAGCATTATCTGGTGAAGGCGCTGATGAATTCTTTGGTGGTTATAATACTTACTTAGAAGCTGGTTCTTTCCAAAAATATGAGCGTGCCACAACAAAGAGTATGCGTAAATTATTTGCTCAAACAGCAAAACGTTTACCACATTTTCATGGACGTCGTTTCTTAATCCGTGGGGCACAAGATATTAGCGAGCGTTATTACCGCGTAAATTACGCTTTTAACGAATCAGAACGTAACGAATTATTAAAAAATCCACGTTATAATAGATCATCTGCTTCTTATGTGAAGCCATTATTTGATGAGGCTAGAAGTAAAGATGATGTGACAAAAATGCAACACTTTGATATTCATGCTTGGCTTGCTTATGATATTTTACATAAGGCTGATCGTATGAGTATGGCAAATTCACTAGAGGTTAGAACACCTCTTGTTGATAAAGAAGTGGCTGCTGTAGCTAAAAAAATGCCGACAAACACACGTGTTGATATGAAAGATGGCATTACAAAAATTGCTTGGCGTGAAGCTAGTGAAAGTAAATTACCAGATCGTATTGTGAATCGTGAAAAATTAGGATTTCCATCTCCTTTAGCATCATGGTTAAAAGAAGATAAATACCAAGAGTTATTGAAAGAAGCATTTAATTCTGATGTTGCTGAAAAATACTTTAATGTAGATTATTTAAATCGTTTGTTAGAAGAGCAAAAACAAGGTATTGCTAATATGCAAAAAATCTTTACGATTTATACATTTATTACATGGTACCGTGTCTACTTTATTGAAAATTAA
- a CDS encoding carboxylate--amine ligase: MARSFHEITNKPVRTIASASIAPTKYTDILTIEVVPNFDTDPTFIETMREVAKGYKDAKVPVILMGMGDWYTDLISKHLEELSETFVCPYIDKTLEKKLVNKQDFYEICETYDLPYPKTKIMTKELVEKGEEANPFSYPIALKPANSVSWNDFTSPIKEKVYIIDNEADYTRVVKGIYSEGYEDNMILQEFVEGGESPMRVLNVYVDKNHQVKMMCLGHPLLEDPTPLGIGNYLAIMPAYDQVIYDKVKFFLEDIKYTGFANFDLKYDIKDNTFKFFEINLRQGRSSFFVTLNGLNLAEWVVRDYIYDDLKDSEPIYANIPEDKGMLWLNVSTDVFEKYVPETKEKDVARNMIQDKRFGYTFYYEGDKSLRRYILLQRMFRYYRKVFKKYK, from the coding sequence ATGGCTAGATCATTTCATGAGATAACTAATAAACCAGTTAGAACGATTGCCAGTGCGTCAATAGCACCTACAAAATACACAGATATTTTAACAATTGAGGTAGTGCCTAACTTTGACACTGATCCAACATTCATTGAAACGATGCGTGAGGTTGCTAAAGGTTATAAGGACGCAAAGGTACCTGTTATTTTAATGGGGATGGGAGATTGGTATACGGATTTAATTTCTAAACATTTGGAAGAATTATCAGAAACCTTTGTTTGCCCGTATATCGATAAAACATTAGAAAAAAAATTAGTTAATAAACAAGATTTTTATGAGATTTGTGAAACGTATGACCTACCTTATCCAAAAACAAAAATCATGACAAAAGAATTAGTTGAAAAAGGTGAAGAAGCGAATCCTTTTTCTTACCCAATTGCTCTAAAACCAGCCAATAGTGTGTCGTGGAACGACTTCACTTCACCTATCAAAGAGAAAGTCTATATTATTGATAATGAAGCTGACTACACTCGTGTTGTAAAAGGGATTTATAGCGAAGGTTATGAAGATAATATGATTTTACAAGAGTTTGTTGAGGGCGGAGAGAGCCCTATGCGTGTATTAAATGTTTATGTGGACAAAAATCATCAAGTGAAAATGATGTGTTTAGGTCACCCATTACTTGAAGACCCAACGCCTCTTGGTATTGGTAATTATTTAGCGATTATGCCAGCTTATGATCAAGTGATATATGATAAAGTTAAATTCTTCTTAGAAGATATTAAATACACAGGATTTGCTAACTTTGATTTAAAATACGATATCAAAGACAACACGTTTAAATTCTTTGAGATTAATTTAAGACAAGGTCGTAGTAGCTTCTTTGTCACCTTAAATGGCTTAAACCTAGCAGAATGGGTCGTTCGCGATTATATCTATGATGATTTGAAAGATAGTGAGCCGATTTATGCCAATATCCCAGAAGATAAGGGTATGTTGTGGTTAAATGTTTCCACAGATGTGTTTGAAAAGTATGTACCAGAAACAAAAGAAAAAGATGTTGCTAGAAACATGATTCAAGATAAACGTTTTGGCTATACTTTCTACTATGAGGGCGATAAAAGCTTAAGGCGATATATTTTGCTTCAAAGAATGTTTAGATATTATAGAAAAGTCTTTAAAAAATATAAATAA
- a CDS encoding aspartate/glutamate racemase family protein, producing the protein MEHFFTVIGGMGTIATEVYIKMLNRSTLAIKDQEYLNYILVNYATVPDRSSYIMDPEHKENPLPHLLDTIETQATLSPEFFVLTCNTAHYFYDQLQEATRIPILHMPKLAVEKVSADYIKGTRVGIIGTEGTIKNKIYDPFIEEAGFKVIHPTANIQKKVSHLIFDKIKNQNVLDHDLYHEILDDMFQEMDCDVILLGCTELSVMEEAENQSNHHVIDPQFVLAQETVKRALAYR; encoded by the coding sequence ATGGAGCATTTCTTTACCGTGATTGGTGGTATGGGAACCATTGCGACAGAGGTCTATATAAAAATGTTAAATAGAAGTACACTAGCAATAAAAGATCAAGAATATTTAAATTATATTTTAGTTAATTATGCCACCGTTCCAGACAGAAGTTCATATATCATGGATCCAGAACATAAAGAAAACCCACTACCTCACTTATTAGATACGATTGAAACACAAGCAACACTCTCACCAGAATTCTTTGTGTTAACATGTAATACGGCTCATTATTTTTATGATCAGTTACAAGAAGCAACAAGAATTCCAATTTTACATATGCCAAAGTTAGCTGTTGAAAAGGTTAGTGCTGATTATATCAAGGGGACTCGTGTAGGTATTATTGGGACAGAAGGTACGATTAAAAATAAAATCTATGATCCTTTTATTGAAGAAGCTGGATTTAAAGTAATTCATCCTACAGCAAATATTCAAAAAAAGGTCAGTCATCTTATTTTTGATAAGATTAAGAATCAAAATGTACTAGATCATGATTTATATCATGAAATATTAGATGATATGTTTCAAGAGATGGATTGTGATGTGATTTTACTAGGATGTACTGAGTTATCTGTTATGGAAGAAGCTGAGAATCAAAGTAATCATCACGTAATCGACCCCCAATTTGTATTGGCACAAGAAACAGTTAAAAGAGCATTAGCTTATAGGTAA
- a CDS encoding biotin--[acetyl-CoA-carboxylase] ligase, giving the protein MTVKEKTLMMLEKNRDMFFSGEKLAEEIGVSRNAIWKAIKQLEVEGYKIEAVRNKGYRLDQENNVISSQGIRLYLNDTFKHLDIQAFTEVTSTNDEAKELAMAGATHGTLIVANEQTKGRGRYGRRFESPKDTGIYMSIILDPKQLGSIPKELLTAYVAVVVSDVLSKFSQQEVGIKWVNDLFIKGKKVAGILTEASTNLETGDIDWIVVGIGINVSTTTERFSKDIQHVATSLFNQEVSTLINRNELIADLANQLLSDTNEKNLSEVMESYRHKSIVIGEVVKFQLGDIVYEGVAQTILDDGSLVIKTTQGEEKQLRFGEISINI; this is encoded by the coding sequence ATGACGGTGAAGGAAAAAACACTGATGATGCTTGAGAAAAATCGTGATATGTTTTTTTCAGGAGAAAAGTTAGCTGAGGAGATTGGTGTTAGCCGTAATGCCATTTGGAAAGCTATTAAGCAACTTGAAGTAGAAGGGTATAAAATTGAGGCAGTACGTAATAAAGGATACCGACTAGACCAAGAAAATAATGTGATTTCTTCTCAGGGGATAAGACTTTATTTAAATGATACTTTTAAGCATTTAGATATTCAAGCCTTTACAGAAGTGACATCAACTAACGATGAGGCTAAAGAATTAGCTATGGCAGGTGCTACTCACGGTACATTAATTGTGGCAAACGAGCAGACAAAAGGTCGTGGTAGATATGGTAGAAGGTTCGAATCCCCAAAAGATACGGGTATTTATATGAGTATTATTTTAGATCCAAAACAATTGGGAAGTATTCCTAAAGAGTTGTTAACAGCATATGTCGCTGTTGTTGTATCAGATGTATTATCAAAGTTTAGTCAACAAGAAGTAGGAATAAAATGGGTTAATGATTTGTTTATTAAGGGGAAAAAAGTCGCTGGAATTTTAACAGAAGCATCAACTAATCTTGAAACAGGGGATATTGATTGGATAGTCGTAGGGATTGGTATCAATGTTTCAACAACTACTGAAAGATTTTCAAAAGATATTCAACATGTAGCGACGTCACTTTTTAATCAAGAAGTTTCCACTTTAATTAATCGAAATGAACTCATTGCAGATTTGGCCAATCAATTGTTATCTGATACCAATGAGAAGAATCTAAGTGAGGTCATGGAATCTTACCGTCATAAGTCAATTGTGATAGGAGAGGTGGTCAAGTTTCAATTAGGAGACATAGTTTATGAGGGGGTAGCTCAAACAATATTAGATGATGGCTCACTTGTTATTAAAACAACACAGGGTGAAGAAAAGCAACTTCGTTTTGGAGAAATTTCAATCAATATTTAA
- a CDS encoding biotin transporter BioY has protein sequence MTTLNTPNLTKVALATALIVVFSQISIPMPYGVPMTLQTFIIPLVGIILGSQLGALSAVIYLLLGMIGLPVFSGFSGGASLLGPTGGFLISFPILAFCAGWGCGGHSRTKLYSGLILGMTLNFLIGWWGFKIVTGSSSLVAFNATVLPFIPTTIIKIICIGVIGEKLSRTIRKKVYR, from the coding sequence ATGACAACTTTAAATACACCCAATCTGACAAAAGTCGCTTTAGCTACAGCTTTGATTGTAGTATTTTCTCAAATTAGTATCCCTATGCCATATGGTGTTCCAATGACGTTACAAACCTTTATTATCCCTTTAGTTGGTATTATATTAGGCAGTCAGTTAGGGGCTTTATCTGCTGTGATTTACCTATTACTCGGTATGATTGGCTTACCTGTTTTTTCTGGTTTTTCTGGAGGAGCTAGTCTTTTAGGACCTACTGGGGGCTTTTTGATAAGTTTTCCTATTTTGGCTTTTTGTGCTGGCTGGGGTTGCGGGGGTCACTCTAGAACGAAATTATATAGTGGCCTCATACTTGGTATGACACTTAACTTTTTAATTGGCTGGTGGGGGTTTAAAATAGTCACAGGAAGTAGTAGTCTTGTTGCTTTTAATGCCACTGTGCTTCCCTTTATACCAACAACAATAATCAAAATTATTTGTATCGGTGTTATAGGAGAAAAACTTAGTCGGACAATTAGAAAAAAAGTTTATAGATAG
- a CDS encoding carbonic anhydrase family protein: protein MRALNKKMTTWSYKNQENWCCETALLQSPINIKTSDVISMQDAGLIQLSYSHTIDAIVDTGNVIQGFAHGTANINQRFFTLQQFHFHSHSEHLIDGIHTPLEIHFVHESQSGRLAVLSVLAEIGEENETFQKILDNINLSKQIHHINLYDLLPTKSDYYHYLGSLTTPPLTENVEWYLFKQPIQVSLKQLMILRSHHKRNWRKTQPLNGRKVLLKEFHD from the coding sequence ATGAGGGCTTTAAATAAAAAAATGACAACATGGTCATATAAAAATCAAGAAAACTGGTGTTGTGAAACAGCACTTTTGCAATCACCAATTAATATAAAAACAAGTGATGTGATATCTATGCAAGATGCTGGCTTAATTCAATTATCATACTCACATACCATTGATGCTATCGTAGATACAGGAAATGTTATTCAAGGGTTTGCTCATGGAACAGCTAATATCAATCAACGTTTTTTTACACTTCAACAATTTCATTTTCACTCACATAGTGAACATCTTATTGATGGCATACATACACCATTAGAAATTCATTTTGTTCATGAATCTCAATCTGGTAGATTAGCAGTTTTAAGTGTCTTAGCTGAAATTGGAGAAGAAAATGAAACCTTTCAAAAAATTCTAGATAATATTAATTTATCTAAACAAATCCATCATATAAACTTATATGATTTACTGCCAACTAAGTCTGATTATTATCATTATCTAGGTTCCCTAACTACCCCTCCGTTAACAGAAAATGTCGAATGGTATTTATTTAAACAGCCTATTCAGGTGTCACTAAAACAATTAATGATACTAAGGAGTCACCACAAACGGAATTGGCGAAAAACACAACCTTTAAATGGAAGGAAAGTATTATTAAAAGAATTTCACGATTAA